A genomic stretch from Sporocytophaga myxococcoides DSM 11118 includes:
- a CDS encoding alpha-2-macroglobulin family protein — protein MKLNVLKHPGVITIITLFFISVFAYLPNRKNQISKPVDSYAKFISAYTGGEISKKSPITIRFVDEVVKHGDLSSKYQNSILSFSPNAYGEVKWIDTRTLQFNPDYGFMENEVYEATVDLKKLIPNIPDSLSAFQFKFKTRKNSIRVDITNPTAMDPENPHWQKIEGIVKTSDYERFYRIKEAFEVSFNGNAREIKWHNSADGTEFRFVIDSLLRKNKTSNIVVSWNKYEDDTLISGRKVIRLEPLDNFALIKTENHTYPEQSVMLEFTDPLKVNQDLQGLISISGIEFKSVIDNNKILIYPRKRISGNIRITVEAGITSNKGMLTMKKVSKDLIFEEPYPQLKEVRQGTILPQSDILPFTFEAINLSAVDIRIIKITENNIPQFLQINNLSGAEELKRVGTFIVSKKIKLNQNKCLDLKNWNKHTIDLSKIFRTEPGAIYQVAIGFKKSYSLFTCTDTSDTSYDGERDMLKMSESWNEPGYEYGENYWSYYYGNSYTPCEQQYCSTDKAIIKNILASNIGLIAKKGSEGKMLAAANDLLSTAPLSGVKLELYDYQQQLISSSVTINGIANLNADRKPFLLVASHGKQRGYLKVDNNNSLSLSRFNIEGNKYIKGVKGFIFGERDVWRPGDSLFLNFILEDLQKSLPPGHPVVFELYDPQLEMVQRIVKTSSLNNIYTFHTKTDDEAKTGSYTAKVIVGGSIYEKTIKIESIIPNRLKIDLKLNKDSFHPSDKEIQGTLSARWLHGSIAKNMKADVSMILSESHAQFEKYKAYNFNDPYKKFQSERKEIFKGTIDENGKAEIKARLETNELATGVLRATFKTKVFEPGGSFSTDYFSTTVYPYQTYTGIHIPKTEQNQILFMNKDNLIDIVTINSSGSPVSGKKVIMQLYKTSWRWWWESSDNDDFSYNGKLFSEPILTDTLITINGHSVWKLNLDAPEWGRYFIKATTEGGHSSGQIIYFESQGWTDRQSSDNPEGTKMLNFSMDKDVYTVGENITLSIPSPYAGSALLSLESGTKVLKTYWIKAKKGITQYTFSAESMMAPNVYAHITMIQPHGQTANDLPVRMYGILPIKVINPLTQLHPIISIPEKLKPEQEVNIKIQEQNNLPMTYTVAIVDEGLLDLTRYKTPDIWTAFNQKQALDVRTWDMYNEVIAADALHYRNIISIGGDGSNGPLDAAKANRFKPVVIFLGPFHCSKGEIKNHKVKLPNYIGSVKTMVIAAHEGTYGSSEIRSEVSKPLMLLGTLPRILSPNEETSFPISIFLKDASLKNVNLEIYTNELIKASKSSVSIPFSYPGEQLVYLPLKVSNETGVAKIKVLAKSGRETAEYTAEINVRSPNPLVEQPWEKVLQPGQSWKLSSSPIGIKGTNEGIFEISSMPPLNLQSRLDYLIHYPYGCIEQTTSSVFPQLSLHKLTDLTKEQKKEVERNIRAAIQRLKSFQLTDGSLSYWPGQNETNNWGTCYAGHFMLEAEKSGYTLPLNFKTKWIKYISETVKNYPDNSDEEIQAYRIYLLALCKSPEMGSMNRMRINAPKSPIAKCFLYSAYYLSGQKELAVQMLKGIEIKVTRTKEHSYTYGSEIRDKAIMLYTLNQIKDNKSTNTLASEITSTLSSKQDLNTQETSYCLLALANYAEKNRQDRMTRFTYTHSGYTEKIISNKLIWQNRFKNDNSIGLEINNSGERNLYIKYTTKGIPSEDKPIEYAMNIKMDIQYTTMDGKLLNILNLTQGTDFIARVTLENPGIKGNYENIALSAAFPSGWEIHNNRMSHSGIKESSSYTYQDIRDDRVNIFFDLKAKETKTFTVMLNASYEGKYYHPSVYAEAMYDHSIRALKAGKWVQVVKNNSIQ, from the coding sequence ATGAAACTCAATGTGCTGAAACATCCAGGTGTTATCACAATCATTACTTTATTTTTCATTTCTGTATTTGCCTATCTACCAAACAGGAAGAATCAAATTTCAAAACCTGTAGATTCTTATGCAAAATTCATCTCCGCTTATACCGGTGGTGAAATCTCTAAAAAGTCTCCCATCACAATCCGATTTGTGGATGAAGTTGTTAAACATGGAGACCTATCTTCAAAATACCAGAATTCGATTTTAAGTTTTTCACCTAATGCATATGGCGAAGTTAAATGGATAGACACCAGAACACTTCAATTTAACCCTGATTATGGATTCATGGAAAATGAAGTCTATGAAGCCACCGTTGACCTTAAAAAACTCATTCCAAACATTCCTGATTCTCTCAGTGCTTTTCAATTCAAATTCAAAACCAGAAAGAACTCCATAAGAGTTGACATTACAAATCCAACAGCAATGGATCCGGAAAATCCACACTGGCAAAAGATTGAAGGCATTGTTAAAACCTCAGACTATGAACGTTTTTACAGGATTAAAGAGGCTTTTGAAGTTTCCTTTAATGGTAATGCGAGAGAAATAAAATGGCATAACTCGGCAGATGGCACCGAATTCAGATTTGTCATTGACAGTCTTTTGAGAAAAAACAAGACTTCTAACATTGTTGTCTCCTGGAATAAATATGAAGATGATACGCTCATCAGCGGGCGAAAAGTAATTCGTCTGGAACCCTTAGATAATTTTGCATTGATTAAAACAGAAAATCATACTTATCCAGAACAATCTGTAATGCTTGAATTCACAGATCCATTAAAAGTTAATCAGGATCTGCAAGGCCTCATCAGCATATCCGGCATTGAATTCAAATCTGTAATTGACAATAACAAGATATTAATTTATCCGAGAAAAAGAATTTCTGGAAATATCAGAATAACTGTTGAAGCTGGCATAACAAGCAATAAAGGAATGCTGACTATGAAAAAGGTTTCAAAAGACTTGATCTTTGAAGAACCCTACCCTCAGCTAAAAGAAGTCAGACAAGGCACCATTCTTCCTCAATCAGATATTCTTCCTTTTACTTTTGAAGCAATCAACCTTTCGGCAGTTGATATAAGAATCATAAAAATAACTGAGAACAATATTCCCCAGTTTCTACAGATCAATAACCTGAGCGGAGCTGAAGAGCTTAAGAGGGTTGGAACGTTCATTGTTTCAAAGAAAATAAAATTAAATCAAAACAAATGCCTTGATTTAAAAAACTGGAACAAACATACAATTGATCTTAGTAAAATATTCAGGACAGAACCTGGGGCAATTTATCAGGTAGCTATTGGATTTAAAAAATCCTATTCATTATTTACTTGTACAGACACTTCCGATACATCTTATGATGGGGAAAGAGACATGCTAAAGATGTCAGAATCGTGGAATGAACCAGGTTATGAATATGGCGAAAATTATTGGTCTTATTATTATGGAAATTCATACACGCCCTGTGAACAGCAATATTGTTCAACTGATAAAGCTATAATTAAAAACATTCTGGCAAGCAACATTGGTCTAATAGCAAAAAAAGGATCTGAAGGCAAAATGCTGGCTGCCGCAAATGATCTGCTTTCTACAGCTCCCCTTTCCGGTGTAAAACTTGAACTATACGATTATCAACAACAGTTAATCTCTTCATCAGTTACTATAAATGGCATTGCAAACCTCAATGCAGACAGAAAACCATTTCTTCTTGTCGCTAGTCACGGTAAACAAAGAGGATATCTTAAAGTAGACAATAACAATTCTTTATCACTCAGTAGATTTAATATTGAAGGAAATAAATATATCAAGGGTGTAAAGGGTTTTATTTTCGGAGAAAGAGATGTATGGAGACCAGGAGATTCATTATTTCTGAACTTTATCCTTGAAGACCTTCAGAAATCACTTCCTCCCGGACATCCTGTGGTTTTTGAATTATATGACCCTCAGCTGGAAATGGTGCAAAGAATAGTAAAGACGTCATCTTTAAATAACATTTATACATTTCATACAAAAACTGATGATGAAGCAAAAACTGGTAGCTATACAGCCAAAGTAATTGTAGGTGGTTCTATATATGAGAAAACAATTAAAATAGAATCCATCATTCCCAACAGACTAAAAATAGATCTGAAATTGAATAAGGATTCATTTCACCCTTCAGATAAAGAAATCCAAGGAACTCTTTCTGCAAGATGGCTTCATGGAAGTATTGCTAAAAATATGAAGGCCGATGTTAGCATGATCTTATCAGAAAGTCATGCACAATTCGAGAAATATAAAGCATATAATTTCAACGATCCTTATAAAAAATTTCAATCAGAGAGGAAAGAAATATTCAAAGGGACCATTGATGAAAATGGCAAGGCAGAAATAAAAGCTCGTCTGGAAACTAATGAATTAGCTACCGGAGTGCTCCGTGCTACCTTTAAGACGAAAGTATTTGAACCAGGAGGCTCTTTTAGTACAGACTACTTCAGCACAACTGTTTATCCATACCAAACATACACAGGTATTCATATTCCTAAAACAGAACAGAATCAGATTCTTTTCATGAATAAGGATAATCTGATAGATATTGTAACAATCAATTCTTCAGGCTCACCTGTTTCAGGTAAAAAAGTGATCATGCAGCTTTATAAGACAAGCTGGAGATGGTGGTGGGAATCTTCAGATAATGATGATTTCTCCTACAATGGAAAACTATTTTCTGAACCAATACTAACAGATACACTCATTACAATAAATGGTCATTCCGTTTGGAAACTTAATCTGGATGCTCCTGAATGGGGAAGGTATTTTATTAAAGCAACAACAGAAGGTGGACATAGTTCAGGACAAATCATTTACTTCGAGTCACAAGGATGGACTGACCGACAATCATCTGATAATCCGGAAGGCACAAAGATGCTTAACTTCAGCATGGACAAGGACGTTTATACTGTAGGTGAAAACATCACACTCAGCATTCCCTCTCCATATGCAGGTTCTGCATTGCTAAGTCTGGAATCAGGAACTAAAGTATTAAAGACATACTGGATTAAGGCTAAGAAAGGAATAACTCAATATACGTTTTCCGCTGAAAGTATGATGGCACCCAATGTATATGCGCATATCACGATGATTCAGCCACATGGACAAACTGCAAACGACCTGCCGGTCAGAATGTATGGTATTCTGCCAATTAAAGTTATTAACCCTTTAACACAGTTGCATCCAATCATTTCAATACCTGAAAAACTCAAACCTGAGCAGGAAGTGAATATTAAGATACAAGAACAAAATAATCTTCCTATGACCTATACTGTTGCCATAGTAGATGAAGGATTATTAGACCTTACACGCTATAAAACCCCGGATATCTGGACTGCCTTTAATCAAAAGCAAGCATTGGATGTAAGAACATGGGATATGTATAATGAAGTAATTGCAGCTGATGCATTACATTATAGAAACATCATATCTATTGGAGGAGATGGCAGTAATGGTCCTCTGGATGCAGCAAAGGCAAATAGATTTAAACCTGTGGTAATTTTTCTTGGCCCATTTCATTGCTCAAAAGGGGAAATTAAAAACCATAAAGTAAAGTTGCCAAACTATATTGGATCGGTCAAGACAATGGTAATTGCTGCTCATGAAGGTACTTATGGAAGTTCAGAAATTAGATCCGAAGTAAGTAAACCATTAATGCTGTTGGGAACACTTCCAAGAATACTTAGTCCAAACGAAGAGACTTCATTCCCGATATCTATATTTTTAAAGGACGCATCTCTGAAGAATGTAAATTTAGAAATCTATACAAACGAACTGATTAAAGCCTCCAAATCTTCAGTCAGTATACCTTTTTCATATCCCGGAGAACAATTGGTTTATCTGCCATTAAAAGTCAGTAATGAAACAGGAGTTGCCAAAATAAAAGTACTTGCAAAATCTGGCAGAGAAACAGCCGAGTATACAGCAGAAATAAATGTAAGAAGCCCAAATCCACTTGTCGAACAACCTTGGGAAAAAGTCTTACAACCAGGTCAATCCTGGAAGCTAAGCTCCTCTCCTATTGGAATAAAAGGAACAAATGAAGGTATATTTGAAATATCATCAATGCCTCCTCTAAACCTCCAAAGCAGACTGGACTATCTGATACATTATCCTTACGGATGTATTGAACAAACTACATCTTCTGTTTTTCCTCAATTATCTCTTCATAAACTTACTGATCTAACAAAAGAACAAAAGAAAGAAGTTGAACGAAATATCCGCGCTGCCATTCAAAGACTTAAAAGTTTTCAACTGACTGATGGTAGCCTTTCATACTGGCCAGGACAGAATGAAACCAATAATTGGGGGACCTGTTATGCCGGCCATTTTATGCTGGAAGCAGAAAAATCCGGATATACACTACCTCTCAACTTTAAAACGAAATGGATCAAATACATCAGTGAAACTGTAAAGAACTATCCGGATAATTCTGATGAAGAAATTCAAGCCTATAGAATATACCTTCTTGCATTATGCAAATCACCTGAGATGGGCTCAATGAATAGAATGAGGATAAACGCTCCAAAATCACCTATTGCCAAATGCTTTCTGTATTCCGCCTATTATCTGTCAGGCCAGAAAGAACTGGCTGTACAAATGCTAAAAGGAATTGAAATTAAGGTTACAAGAACAAAGGAACACTCATATACCTATGGATCTGAAATCAGAGATAAAGCCATTATGCTTTATACGCTGAATCAAATTAAAGACAATAAGTCTACAAATACTTTAGCATCAGAAATAACATCAACATTGTCTTCTAAACAAGATTTAAATACCCAGGAAACTTCTTATTGTCTTTTAGCTCTGGCTAACTATGCAGAGAAAAACAGACAGGATAGAATGACAAGATTTACCTATACACATTCAGGATATACTGAAAAAATTATAAGTAATAAACTGATATGGCAGAACAGATTCAAAAATGACAACAGCATTGGATTAGAAATAAATAACTCTGGAGAACGAAATTTATACATTAAATACACTACCAAAGGAATTCCATCAGAAGATAAACCTATTGAATATGCAATGAATATTAAAATGGATATACAATATACAACCATGGATGGTAAACTGCTCAATATTTTGAATCTGACTCAAGGAACGGACTTTATTGCAAGAGTAACTTTAGAGAACCCTGGCATTAAAGGTAACTATGAGAATATTGCTCTATCTGCAGCTTTCCCATCCGGATGGGAGATTCATAATAACAGAATGTCTCATTCAGGAATAAAAGAATCTTCCAGTTATACTTATCAGGACATAAGAGATGACAGAGTCAACATTTTCTTTGATTTAAAAGCAAAGGAGACTAAAACATTCACAGTAATGTTAAATGCCAGTTATGAAGGGAAATACTATCATCCTTCTGTCTATGCGGAAGCCATGTATGATCATTCCATACGGGCATTGAAAGCCGGGAAATGGGTACAAGTGGTAAAAAATAATTCTATTCAATAA
- a CDS encoding metal-dependent hydrolase — MDSITQIVLGAAVGEAVCGKRAGNKALLWGAIAGTIPDLDVLASPFQDLVEELTFHRSITHSILFAIVVPPLLAYLLKAIYKRDATTLMDWFWLFFLGFTTHALLDCFTTWGTKIFYPFSDYAVSFHNIFVIDPLYTFPFILCLMPVFFYNKEDRRRRLWTYAGIGISSAYMMITLVEKFAVNKVFEKNYKDQHISVIRYSTKPTPFNTLLWNATAEVDSGYYIGYYSLLDTNTIVKFKYFHKDHQLLHSYLHDEKLQTLIGITEGYYTVEKQNGSYIINDLRFGQLDGWGEGKEAFTFAYKITPDNNTLKFSQAPNNLKKAKSLMGKLWKRIWGEKSQAG, encoded by the coding sequence ATGGATTCAATAACTCAGATAGTTTTAGGAGCAGCAGTAGGCGAAGCTGTTTGTGGAAAAAGAGCAGGAAACAAAGCGTTGTTATGGGGAGCAATAGCCGGTACGATTCCAGACCTAGATGTACTAGCAAGCCCTTTTCAGGATCTGGTAGAAGAATTGACTTTTCACAGAAGTATTACACATTCTATATTATTTGCAATTGTTGTACCTCCACTGCTAGCATATCTATTGAAGGCAATTTACAAAAGAGATGCTACAACTTTGATGGACTGGTTCTGGCTGTTCTTTCTTGGCTTTACAACGCATGCATTACTTGATTGCTTCACTACATGGGGGACTAAGATCTTTTATCCTTTTAGCGATTATGCCGTTTCCTTTCATAATATCTTTGTAATAGATCCTCTTTATACTTTTCCATTTATTTTATGTCTTATGCCAGTTTTCTTTTATAACAAAGAAGATAGAAGAAGGCGATTGTGGACCTATGCAGGTATAGGCATCAGCTCTGCATATATGATGATTACTTTGGTGGAAAAGTTTGCTGTCAACAAGGTCTTTGAAAAGAATTATAAAGATCAGCATATATCAGTTATAAGATATTCGACAAAGCCGACACCATTTAATACCCTTCTTTGGAACGCAACAGCGGAAGTAGATTCCGGGTATTACATAGGATATTATTCTTTATTAGATACGAACACCATAGTAAAATTTAAATACTTTCATAAAGATCATCAATTGCTTCATAGCTATTTGCATGATGAAAAGCTGCAAACACTGATAGGAATTACCGAAGGATATTATACTGTTGAAAAACAGAATGGAAGTTATATCATTAATGATCTTCGTTTTGGGCAGTTGGACGGATGGGGAGAAGGAAAGGAGGCATTTACATTTGCTTATAAAATAACTCCTGACAATAATACTTTGAAGTTTTCTCAAGCACCCAATAACCTTAAAAAAGCAAAATCTTTGATGGGGAAATTATGGAAACGAATTTGGGGAGAAAAATCTCAAGCAGGCTGA
- a CDS encoding LA_2272 family surface repeat-containing protein has translation MKNFFLICILSVTICFSLQANQCWSLKLARKDSFNISSVFGEKEYYLYANCLYNIKFKNREAILGRLIEIKPDTLSFTNAINQNYAKKNSFEFDTITIHTSELEVMELISDRSLGLYNKIHFDNYKFQYIKDSSNCRIESQFIKVYSNDPKIYEVVPYQTSQGIDYLYEENGITYYYWGCISFKPIQKEENKIYKKKKGIWYTPCEVDEVAGVAFGIMTDNIKNIGFDEKDSLIVKGVAIEINPFAMIWLTNFLEKFPHEDSLEYYNNIIANKWETSINGLNISALGSVLEAKINGVNIGGGNTMVNELNGFSISGISNFSYSMKGVCIAAVRNRSTVGKGLQIALVNKCKHYKGVQIGLWNINGKRSLPLINWQ, from the coding sequence ATGAAAAACTTCTTTCTGATTTGCATTCTTTCAGTCACTATTTGTTTTTCTCTCCAGGCCAATCAATGCTGGTCATTAAAATTAGCTCGAAAGGACTCATTTAATATCTCCTCCGTTTTCGGTGAAAAAGAATATTACCTGTATGCCAATTGTCTTTACAATATAAAATTTAAGAACAGAGAAGCTATTCTGGGCAGATTAATTGAAATAAAGCCAGATACATTGAGCTTTACAAATGCAATTAATCAGAACTATGCCAAAAAGAATTCTTTTGAATTCGACACAATTACGATACATACCTCTGAGCTTGAAGTCATGGAGCTTATTTCTGACAGGTCCCTTGGACTTTATAATAAGATTCATTTTGATAATTATAAATTTCAGTATATAAAAGACTCTTCAAATTGCCGAATCGAAAGTCAGTTTATAAAAGTCTATAGCAATGACCCTAAGATTTACGAAGTTGTTCCTTACCAGACTTCACAAGGCATTGATTATCTGTATGAAGAAAACGGAATAACCTATTATTACTGGGGTTGTATCAGTTTTAAGCCAATTCAAAAAGAAGAAAACAAAATATATAAAAAGAAAAAAGGTATCTGGTATACACCATGTGAAGTAGATGAAGTTGCCGGAGTTGCATTTGGTATAATGACTGATAACATTAAAAATATCGGATTCGACGAAAAAGATTCTTTGATAGTTAAAGGGGTAGCAATAGAAATCAATCCTTTTGCGATGATTTGGCTTACAAACTTTTTAGAGAAATTTCCCCATGAAGATAGCCTGGAATATTATAATAATATCATTGCAAATAAATGGGAGACATCTATAAATGGATTAAATATTAGTGCGCTTGGTTCTGTGCTAGAGGCAAAAATTAACGGAGTAAACATAGGTGGAGGAAATACAATGGTCAATGAACTCAATGGCTTTTCTATTTCAGGAATAAGCAATTTTTCATATAGCATGAAAGGGGTATGTATTGCTGCTGTCAGAAACAGATCCACAGTGGGAAAAGGGCTTCAGATTGCATTGGTAAATAAATGCAAGCATTATAAAGGAGTTCAGATTGGTTTGTGGAATATTAATGGAAAAAGGAGCCTTCCCCTTATAAACTGGCAATAA
- a CDS encoding NAD(P)/FAD-dependent oxidoreductase, with the protein MNIQIPESNLKRVVIIGAGFGGLALARELASKNFQIVLIDKNNYHQFQPLFYQVATSGLEPSAISFPLRKAFQSYSNVHIRITEVKEIYAQSSEIVTSLGTLKYDYLVLAMGADTNYYGNRSVMQKAMPMKSVGEALAIRNTLLQNLEDALSVEDQKERQRLLNIVVVGGGPTGVEVSGTLAEMKRTVLPKDFPDLDFSGMNIFLIEAGKKVLGPMSSIASEKATEYLKKLGVIVHTGIGVKDFDGETIYLSDGSTIESKNLIWAAGVRANSILGIPETSKHKNGRIIVDRYNRVQSFENIFAIGDQAFMEEEKFPNGHPQVVQPAVQQAKLLAKNLVNGQKGKAWKPFSYNDLGSMATVGRNLAVVDLPYVKFQGFLAWLFWMFVHLMSIVGVKNRLLIFINWFWNYLTYDQSLRLIMKPKEKEVEFKAES; encoded by the coding sequence ATGAATATACAAATTCCTGAAAGCAATCTTAAGAGAGTCGTGATTATCGGCGCCGGTTTCGGCGGGTTAGCCCTTGCACGCGAGCTTGCTTCCAAAAATTTCCAAATTGTCCTTATTGATAAAAATAACTACCACCAGTTCCAGCCTTTATTTTATCAGGTAGCCACTTCGGGATTGGAGCCTAGCGCTATTTCATTTCCTTTGCGAAAGGCATTTCAGTCTTATTCGAATGTTCATATTCGTATTACTGAAGTAAAAGAGATATATGCTCAGAGCTCTGAAATAGTCACATCTCTTGGGACTCTTAAATACGATTATCTTGTACTTGCTATGGGAGCAGATACAAATTACTATGGCAATAGATCAGTGATGCAAAAGGCAATGCCAATGAAATCTGTTGGAGAAGCACTTGCCATACGTAATACTTTGTTGCAGAATCTCGAAGATGCCTTATCTGTTGAAGACCAAAAGGAAAGACAAAGACTGCTGAATATTGTCGTAGTAGGTGGTGGACCTACCGGCGTAGAGGTTTCAGGAACTCTGGCTGAAATGAAAAGGACAGTACTACCAAAGGATTTTCCTGATCTTGATTTTTCAGGAATGAATATATTTCTGATAGAAGCAGGGAAGAAGGTCTTAGGTCCTATGTCTTCCATAGCATCAGAGAAGGCTACAGAATATTTAAAGAAACTTGGTGTAATTGTTCATACAGGAATTGGAGTAAAAGACTTTGACGGGGAAACTATTTATCTGAGTGACGGTTCTACTATTGAAAGTAAGAATCTCATCTGGGCTGCAGGTGTCAGGGCCAATAGTATATTAGGTATTCCTGAAACATCTAAGCACAAAAACGGAAGGATTATCGTAGATAGGTATAACAGAGTGCAGAGCTTTGAGAACATCTTCGCCATAGGGGATCAGGCTTTTATGGAAGAGGAGAAGTTCCCAAATGGCCATCCTCAGGTGGTGCAACCAGCAGTTCAACAGGCAAAACTACTTGCCAAAAATCTGGTGAATGGTCAAAAAGGAAAAGCATGGAAACCATTCAGCTATAATGACCTTGGTTCCATGGCAACTGTGGGAAGAAACCTTGCTGTGGTTGACTTGCCATATGTTAAATTCCAGGGCTTTCTTGCCTGGTTATTCTGGATGTTTGTCCACTTGATGTCTATCGTTGGAGTTAAGAACAGACTTTTGATTTTTATCAACTGGTTCTGGAATTACCTGACATATGATCAGTCGCTTCGATTGATTATGAAGCCTAAGGAGAAGGAAGTGGAGTTTAAAGCTGAAAGCTGA
- a CDS encoding alpha/beta hydrolase, which translates to MGTTILEKEKEDYAVDPRLTKEVKNFLKALNSGGPPVESLSYEDAKNVLVEAQKSVKVDLSGIEVTDKTIKADGFTIDLNIVRPESVKGKLPVFMFIHGGGWILGDFPTHKRLVRDLVVLSGFAAVFVNYTRTPEAQYPQAINEIYAATKWVAEHGDEINVDGTNMAIVGNSVGGNMSTVTTLMAKEKGGPHIKLQVLMWPIVDSNFETDSYKQFGEQRFLTKSLMMWMYDLYTKDPKQRKEIYTSPLQATKDQLKGLPPALIQVAENDILRDEGEAYGRKLDEAGVKVTTIRYNGVIHDFGMLNGLAEIPETKSLVLHAAAELKRFLK; encoded by the coding sequence ATGGGTACAACAATTTTAGAAAAAGAGAAAGAGGATTATGCAGTTGATCCGCGTCTAACAAAAGAGGTAAAAAATTTCTTAAAGGCATTGAATTCAGGAGGTCCTCCTGTTGAAAGCCTTTCATATGAAGATGCAAAAAATGTTTTGGTAGAAGCTCAGAAATCTGTTAAAGTAGATCTTTCAGGTATCGAAGTTACAGACAAAACAATCAAAGCAGATGGTTTCACGATTGATTTGAATATAGTGCGTCCGGAAAGTGTTAAAGGAAAACTGCCTGTATTCATGTTCATCCATGGCGGTGGCTGGATTCTTGGAGATTTTCCTACACATAAGCGTTTGGTAAGAGATCTGGTAGTACTATCAGGATTTGCGGCTGTATTTGTGAATTATACACGTACACCCGAAGCTCAATATCCACAGGCAATCAATGAAATATATGCTGCTACTAAATGGGTTGCCGAACATGGAGATGAGATCAATGTTGATGGCACCAATATGGCCATAGTGGGCAATAGTGTCGGTGGTAATATGAGTACGGTAACAACATTGATGGCTAAAGAAAAAGGAGGACCGCATATAAAACTACAGGTACTTATGTGGCCTATAGTTGATTCAAATTTTGAAACAGATTCTTATAAACAATTTGGAGAACAACGCTTCCTCACAAAGTCGCTGATGATGTGGATGTATGATCTCTATACCAAAGATCCTAAGCAACGTAAAGAGATTTATACTTCTCCATTGCAGGCAACTAAAGATCAATTAAAAGGGCTACCACCTGCATTAATTCAGGTTGCTGAAAACGATATCCTCAGAGATGAAGGAGAAGCTTATGGCCGTAAGCTTGATGAGGCCGGAGTAAAAGTTACTACTATACGCTATAATGGCGTCATACATGACTTTGGTATGCTGAACGGTCTTGCAGAGATACCTGAAACAAAATCTCTTGTATTACACGCTGCGGCAGAACTAAAGAGGTTTTTGAAATAA